The DNA region ATTCGATATTATTAATGGCTAATATTTGTGCGGCCAATAAACCAGCATTGACTGCACCTGCTTTGCCAATCGCAACCGTCGCCACCGGAACACCCCCCGGCATTTGAACAATTGAAAGGAGGGAATCTAAGCCATTTAACGCTTTGGATTGAACTGGCACCCCGATGACAGGTAGGGTCGTTTTCGCTGCCACCATCCCCGGCAGGTGGGCCGCTCCACCAGCACCAGCAACAATGACCTGAATGCCCCGTTCTTTCGCTGTTTCGGCATATTCAAACATGTAGTCAGGTGTTCGATGAGCCGAAACCACCTTTTTCTCGTACGGAATGTTCAGCTCTTCTAAAATATCGCAACAATGTTTCATTGTATCCCAATCCGAAGTACTTCCCATGATGACTCCAACTTGCGGTACCATACTCATCCCCCTATTGTGATCCTCGTTATTCCAACAAAAAACCAGGTCGCCTTTTCTATAAGAGAAAGCAGACGACCTGGGATGAGAAAAGGGCATAAAAATCCCTAAACATACGTCCAGATAATCTCTTTCCCTCATAGTCCGATCATTTACGGTGATCGGGTAGATACTTATGGGCCATATTCCCATGATTATATGAGGGTTATCATTTTGTCACTCTCATCTTACCAGTCTTAGCTTTACATTGTCAACCAAAAATCGAACATTAGTAAAATCAAGAAAAT from Bacillus sp. (in: firmicutes) includes:
- the purE gene encoding 5-(carboxyamino)imidazole ribonucleotide mutase, yielding MVPQVGVIMGSTSDWDTMKHCCDILEELNIPYEKKVVSAHRTPDYMFEYAETAKERGIQVIVAGAGGAAHLPGMVAAKTTLPVIGVPVQSKALNGLDSLLSIVQMPGGVPVATVAIGKAGAVNAGLLAAQILAINNIELANRLENRRNEIKQTVLESSDQLG